One segment of Papaver somniferum cultivar HN1 unplaced genomic scaffold, ASM357369v1 unplaced-scaffold_137, whole genome shotgun sequence DNA contains the following:
- the LOC113334772 gene encoding 50S ribosomal protein L3-1, chloroplastic-like has product MAAVSSISPSFRLSSTKKSSSSSKLTTTTSCSFVNPTRSSSSSRRISCSVLKSSPLNYSSLRHSLFSSSTPSSSSPAKTSKNKRMSVKMMSVDAGIGVMGTKLGMMTYFEPVGGKVVPVTVVGFREGNIVTQIKTEATDGYDAVQIGYRRVRDKKLKKPEMGHLNKIGAIPLRHLQEFRLTDIEGFEPNQKLVVEEIFKEGDLVDVSGTTIGKGFQGGIKRWNFKRGQMTHGSKSHRQLGSIGAGTTPGHVYKGKKMPGRMGGTKTKIRKLPIIKIDNDLRIIMIKGALPGKPGNLLRIAPAKIVGVNIPKN; this is encoded by the exons ATGGCCGCGGTCTCTTCCATTTCCCCGAGCTTCCGTCTCTCATCAACAAAgaaatcttcttcctcttctaaaCTCACCACCACTACATCATGTTCATTTGTAAACCCTACTCGTTCCTCCTCTTCATCTCGTAGAATCAGTTGCTCAGTACTAAAATCATCACCACTAAATTACTCATCACTCCGCCACtccctcttctcctcctccactccatcttcttcatcaccagcTAAAACTAGTAAGAACAAGAGAATGAGTGTGAAGATGATGAGTGTAGATGCGGGGATAGGAGTTATGGGAACTAAATTGGGAATGATGACTTATTTCGAACCAGTTGGTGGTAAAGTAGTTCCCGTTACTGTTGTTGGTTTTAGAGAAGGAAATATTGTTACTCAGATTAAGACAGAAGCAACTGATGGATATGATGCTGTTCAGATTGGGTACAGAAGGGTTAGAGATAAGAAATTAAAGAAACCTGAAATGGGTCATTTGAATAAGATTGGTGCAATTCCATTGAGACATTTACAAGAGTTTAGGCTTACTGATATTGAAGGGTTTGAACCTAAtcagaaattggttgttgaagaAATTTTTAAGGAGGGTGATCTTGTTGATGTCTCTGGAACTACTATTGGAAAGGGTTTTCAAG GGGGTATCAAAAGGTGGAATTTTAAGAGAGGACAAATGACTCACGGTTCTAAGAGTCACAGGCAATTGGGATCCATTGGTGCTGGAACAACACCAGGACATGTGTACAAAGGAAAGAAGATGCCTGGGAGAATGGGAGGAACTAAAACCAAAATCCGAAAGCTCCCCATTATCAAGATTGACAATGATCTCAGAATCATTATGATTAAAGGGGCACTACCTGGTAAACCAGGAAATCTTTTGCGCATAGCACCTGCAAAGATTGTTGGTGTCAACATTCCCAAGAATTAG
- the LOC113334770 gene encoding pentatricopeptide repeat-containing protein At4g38150-like, whose product MAAAAFLLSRSSLHAKIPLSFLLKPISSNCFSTIVSLKAPLLPIPAAAASTTRLISYTNLHSNPLQTRFYSSKSNTNSPVSFPSSSDSESDEDHEEVSDKKKNKTVTSKLPPPYDPFSKKPVIEEPKDPKNLQEIFHKMRTTDGLMNSAVKMFDALSKDGLTHEAMELFGIIKDKGNMPEVVAHTAVIEAYANAGHSREALKVYMRMLAAGIKPNAYTYTVLIKGLAKDGKLADAKKYILEMMNRGIWPNVGTYTTVFEAFAKEEKMEECKELLEQMKAKRFVVTAADEDKVREHLTTNRGQVYRNIMGLLFAK is encoded by the coding sequence ATGGCAGCAGCTGCTTTTCTTCTTTCTCGTTCCTCTCTACATGCCAAAATTCCCCTCTCCTTCCTCCTTAAACCCATCTCATCCAATTGCTTCTCTACAATTGTATCGCTGAAAGCTCCGTTACTACCAATACCCGCTGCTGCTGCTTCTACTACTCGTCTAATTTCTTACACAAACCTCCACTCAAACCCTCTCCAAACAAGATTCTATAGTTCCAAATCCAACACTAACAGCCCGGTATCATTCCCTTCCTCATCCGACTCAGAATCCGATGAGGACCATGAAGAAGTTTCAGACAAAAAGAAGAACAAGACGGTGACAAGCAAACTTCCACCACCTTATGATCCATTCAGCAAGAAACCAGTAATTGAAGAACCCAAAGACCCCAAAAACCTTCAGGAGATATTTCACAAGATGAGGACAACAGACGGTCTAATGAATAGCGCAGTCAAGATGTTTGATGCTTTGTCTAAAGACGGTCTCACACATGAAGCTATGGAgttgtttggtattatcaaagaCAAAGGAAATATGCCCGAAGTTGTAGCTCATACTGCTGTCATTGAGGCGTATGCTAATGCTGGTCATTCTAGGGAGGCACTTAAGGTTTACATGCGGATGCTTGCTGCTGGTATCAAACCCAATGCGTACACTTATACTGTTCTCATTAAGGGACTTGCCAAGGATGGTAAACTGGCAGATGCTAAGAAGTACATTCTGGAGATGATGAACAGAGGAATTTGGCCCAATGTGGGGACATATACGACCGTATTTGAAGCTTTTGCTAAGGAGGAAAAGATGGAGGAGTGTAAGGAATTGCTGGAGCAGATGAAGGCTAAGAGGTTCGTTGTTACCGCGGCCGATGAGGATAAAGTCAGGGAACATCTCACCACCAATAGGGGACAGGTATATAGAAACATCATGGGTCTTCTCTTCGCCAAATAA